From Cellulomonas dongxiuzhuiae, the proteins below share one genomic window:
- a CDS encoding DUF3618 domain-containing protein yields the protein MSESPEEIRERIEATRADLSANVDAVGDTLDPRQVAHRQAEKVRGRATAVRERVMGTAQSARESVMGTAGSAGTTAGGAADAARSAAHSVAEGVKDAPSTVTQQTQGNPLAAGLIAFGVGWLASSLVPATRQEQRAAQSVKESAQALAPQVKEAAQQVADDLREPAQEAVQAVKDRATEAAAGLKEHGTQAASDLREQAQGSAQEVRQAPQQGGSSTPY from the coding sequence ATGAGTGAGAGCCCGGAAGAGATCCGTGAGCGCATCGAGGCGACGCGTGCCGACCTGTCGGCGAACGTCGACGCCGTCGGCGACACCCTGGACCCGCGTCAGGTCGCGCACCGGCAGGCCGAGAAGGTCCGTGGCCGGGCGACGGCCGTCCGGGAGCGGGTGATGGGTACGGCGCAGAGCGCCCGTGAGAGCGTCATGGGCACGGCCGGCTCCGCCGGCACGACGGCGGGCGGTGCGGCGGACGCCGCGCGTTCCGCAGCGCACTCGGTCGCCGAGGGTGTGAAGGACGCGCCGTCGACGGTGACCCAGCAGACGCAGGGCAACCCGCTCGCCGCCGGCCTCATCGCGTTCGGCGTCGGCTGGCTCGCGTCGTCCCTGGTGCCCGCCACGCGTCAGGAGCAGCGCGCCGCGCAGTCCGTCAAGGAGAGCGCGCAGGCGCTGGCCCCCCAGGTGAAGGAGGCGGCGCAGCAGGTCGCGGACGACCTGCGTGAGCCGGCCCAGGAGGCGGTGCAGGCCGTCAAGGACAGGGCGACGGAGGCTGCGGCCGGGCTCAAGGAGCACGGCACGCAGGCGGCGTCCGACCTGCGCGAGCAGGCGCAGGGGTCGGCGCAGGAGGTGCGTCAGGCACCGCAGCAGGGCGGCTCGTCCACGCCGTACTAG
- a CDS encoding MBL fold metallo-hydrolase: MKVTVPVPGVARLAHAYVSCYVLADEDGATVVDAGLPRMWGMLPRALAAVDRRLADVRAVVLTHAHFDHVGFARRAREELDVAVWVHDADARLAAHPYRYAHENPRATYPLRHPRAVPILGAMLAAGAARVHGVENVRRLVPGGRLEIPGRPVVVACPGHTDGHVALHLPDRDTLLSGDALVTLDPYTGRTGPRIVAGAATADSALNLASLDALAATGARVVLPGHGEPWTGGVVEAVRCARAVGAA; this comes from the coding sequence GTGAAGGTCACCGTCCCCGTCCCAGGGGTCGCCCGTCTCGCGCACGCCTACGTCAGCTGCTACGTGCTGGCCGACGAGGACGGCGCGACCGTCGTCGACGCCGGGCTGCCGCGCATGTGGGGCATGCTGCCCCGCGCGCTCGCCGCCGTGGACCGCCGGCTCGCCGACGTGCGGGCCGTCGTCCTGACGCACGCGCACTTCGACCACGTCGGGTTCGCGCGGCGCGCGCGCGAGGAGCTCGACGTCGCGGTGTGGGTGCACGACGCCGACGCCCGGCTCGCGGCACACCCGTACCGCTACGCGCACGAGAACCCGCGCGCCACGTACCCGTTGCGGCACCCCCGTGCCGTGCCGATCCTCGGCGCCATGCTCGCGGCCGGCGCGGCCCGCGTGCACGGCGTCGAGAACGTCCGCAGGCTCGTGCCCGGCGGTCGCCTGGAGATCCCGGGGCGGCCCGTGGTCGTCGCGTGCCCGGGCCACACCGACGGGCACGTCGCGCTGCACCTGCCGGACCGCGACACCCTCCTGTCGGGCGACGCGCTCGTGACGCTCGACCCGTACACCGGCCGCACCGGTCCCCGCATCGTCGCGGGCGCCGCCACGGCCGACAGCGCGCTGAACCTCGCGTCCCTGGACGCGCTGGCGGCCACGGGTGCGCGGGTCGTCCTGCCCGGGCACGGGGAGCCGTGGACGGGCGGCGTCGTGGAGGCGGTGCGGTGCGCGCGCGCCGTCGGCGCCGCCTGA
- a CDS encoding STAS domain-containing protein gives MPSSSPFFSTPPGSITVVTADGPSGPRALVRLAGEVDVLLRDQADAALAQVVALGLPVVIDLAEARLVGATALTFLVRCEDACSDAGLPYVVQHVTPHVARVLGALGLDAVLRHVEGLSTVSS, from the coding sequence GTGCCCAGCTCTTCCCCGTTCTTCAGTACCCCACCCGGCTCCATCACCGTGGTGACGGCGGACGGGCCCTCGGGCCCTCGGGCCCTCGTGCGTCTCGCCGGTGAGGTCGACGTGCTGCTGCGCGACCAGGCGGACGCCGCGCTCGCCCAGGTCGTGGCCCTCGGTCTGCCGGTCGTGATCGACCTGGCCGAGGCCCGCCTCGTCGGCGCCACCGCGCTCACGTTCCTCGTCCGGTGCGAGGACGCCTGCTCCGACGCGGGTCTGCCGTACGTCGTCCAGCACGTCACGCCGCACGTCGCCCGGGTCCTCGGGGCGCTCGGGCTCGACGCCGTCCTGCGCCACGTGGAAGGCCTGTCGACGGTCTCGTCATGA
- a CDS encoding glycerol-3-phosphate dehydrogenase/oxidase: MRTAPLTAHARQDALESLRRSSEQGRELDLLVVGGGVTGAGIALDGVTRGLSTAIVEGQDWASGTSSRSSKLVHGGLRYLQMLDFHLVREALTERDLLITRLAPHLVKPVSFLYPLEHRVWERAYVGAGVALYDTLASVSGTRRAMPIHRHLTRKGMERLFPDLRHDAAIGAVRYWDASVDDARLVESLVRTAVSYGAHAASRTQVVDLQTTTGGAITGAEVVDLESGERIDVRARHVINATGVWTEQTESLAGSEGGLRVLASKGIHIVVPRARIEGNTGLILQTEKSVLFIIPWSRYWVIGTTDTPWEQELTHPVATSADIDYVIEHANQVLSRPLTRQDVIGTWAGLRPLLQPGTKEGTSSAKVSREHTVASPAPGLTVVAGGKLTTYRVMAKDAVDFALGARATTLPSITHEVPLVGAEGLKVVQRQARAIGARYGWDRPRLDHLLHRYGSLLQELTDLCDERPELARPLANAPAYIGAEIVYAVSHEGALHLDDVLMHRTRLNYEQADKGTGALEEIADLVAPVLGWDDATRRREVEAYRARAAAEDAAAAEPDDAAAERVRLQATDVAPLLPLGDDADPGTKPGSPAGRGASGPVGT, from the coding sequence ATGAGGACCGCACCGCTGACGGCGCACGCACGGCAGGACGCCCTGGAGTCGCTGCGCCGCAGCTCCGAGCAGGGCCGCGAGCTCGACCTGCTGGTCGTGGGGGGCGGGGTCACCGGTGCGGGCATCGCCCTCGACGGCGTCACGCGCGGCCTGTCCACCGCGATCGTCGAGGGTCAGGACTGGGCGTCCGGCACGTCGAGCCGCTCCAGCAAGCTCGTCCACGGCGGCCTGCGGTACCTGCAGATGCTGGACTTCCACCTCGTGCGCGAGGCGCTGACCGAGCGCGACCTGCTCATCACCCGCCTCGCACCGCACCTGGTCAAGCCCGTGAGCTTCCTCTACCCGCTCGAGCACCGGGTGTGGGAGCGGGCGTACGTGGGTGCGGGCGTCGCGCTGTACGACACGCTCGCGTCGGTGTCCGGCACGCGGCGGGCCATGCCGATCCACCGCCACCTCACCCGCAAGGGCATGGAGCGGCTGTTCCCCGACCTGCGGCACGACGCCGCGATCGGGGCCGTGCGCTACTGGGACGCGAGCGTCGACGACGCCCGGCTGGTCGAGAGCCTCGTGCGCACGGCCGTGAGCTACGGCGCGCACGCGGCGTCGCGCACGCAGGTCGTCGACCTGCAGACGACCACGGGCGGCGCGATCACGGGTGCCGAGGTCGTCGACCTCGAGTCCGGTGAGCGCATCGACGTCCGTGCGCGCCACGTCATCAACGCGACCGGCGTGTGGACCGAGCAGACGGAGTCGCTCGCGGGCAGCGAGGGCGGGCTGCGGGTCCTGGCGTCCAAGGGCATCCACATCGTGGTGCCGCGCGCCCGGATCGAGGGCAACACCGGGCTGATCCTGCAGACCGAGAAGTCGGTGCTCTTCATCATCCCGTGGTCCCGTTACTGGGTGATCGGGACGACCGACACGCCCTGGGAGCAGGAGCTGACGCACCCCGTCGCGACCAGCGCCGACATCGACTACGTCATCGAGCACGCCAACCAGGTGCTCTCGCGCCCGCTGACCCGCCAGGACGTCATCGGCACGTGGGCGGGGCTGCGTCCGCTGCTGCAGCCGGGGACCAAGGAGGGGACGTCGTCCGCCAAGGTCTCGCGCGAGCACACCGTGGCGTCGCCCGCCCCGGGGCTGACCGTCGTCGCCGGCGGCAAGCTCACGACCTACCGGGTGATGGCCAAGGACGCCGTCGACTTCGCGCTCGGTGCGCGGGCCACGACGCTGCCCTCGATCACGCACGAGGTGCCGCTCGTCGGCGCCGAGGGGCTCAAGGTCGTGCAGCGCCAGGCCCGGGCGATCGGTGCGCGCTACGGCTGGGACCGGCCGCGCCTCGACCACCTGCTGCACCGCTACGGCTCGCTGCTGCAGGAGCTGACGGACCTGTGCGACGAGCGCCCCGAGCTCGCCCGCCCGCTGGCGAACGCGCCGGCGTACATCGGCGCGGAGATCGTCTACGCGGTGAGCCACGAGGGCGCGCTGCACCTCGACGACGTCCTCATGCACCGCACGCGTCTCAACTACGAGCAGGCCGACAAGGGCACCGGCGCGCTCGAGGAGATCGCGGACCTCGTCGCGCCCGTCCTCGGCTGGGACGACGCGACGCGGCGCCGCGAGGTCGAGGCGTACCGCGCACGGGCGGCGGCGGAGGACGCCGCGGCGGCCGAGCCGGACGACGCGGCGGCGGAGCGCGTGCGCCTGCAGGCGACCGACGTCGCCCCGCTGCTGCCGCTGGGCGACGACGCCGACCCGGGCACGAAGCCCGGGTCGCCCGCCGGACGTGGCGCGTCGGGCCCCGTCGGCACCTGA
- a CDS encoding MIP/aquaporin family protein: MSETIGTALLILLGAGVVANAILPRTKGFAGGWLLINFGWGIAVYAGVYAAYKSGAHINPAVTIGVWASGAEEFAPGIAVTAVNGFLYVVAQMLGAAIGALLAFLVYKKHFDQDADPAVKLGVFSTGPELRSYGWNLLTEAVATFVLVFIVLAFGETPAEVGPLAVTLLVVGIGASLGGPTGYAINPARDLGPRIAHALLPIRGKGSSDWAYSWVPIVGPLLGGVLAGLAARVYIG; the protein is encoded by the coding sequence TTGTCGGAGACCATCGGCACCGCGCTCCTCATCCTGCTGGGTGCCGGGGTGGTGGCCAACGCGATCCTGCCGCGGACCAAGGGGTTCGCCGGGGGGTGGCTGCTCATCAACTTCGGCTGGGGGATCGCGGTCTACGCCGGCGTCTACGCGGCGTACAAGTCCGGCGCGCACATCAACCCGGCCGTGACGATTGGCGTCTGGGCGTCGGGTGCCGAGGAGTTCGCCCCCGGCATCGCCGTGACGGCGGTCAACGGGTTCCTGTACGTCGTGGCGCAGATGCTCGGCGCCGCGATCGGTGCGCTCCTGGCGTTCCTCGTGTACAAGAAGCACTTCGACCAGGACGCCGACCCCGCGGTGAAGCTGGGCGTCTTCTCGACGGGTCCGGAGCTGCGCTCCTACGGGTGGAACCTCCTCACCGAGGCCGTCGCCACGTTCGTGCTCGTGTTCATCGTGCTGGCCTTCGGCGAGACGCCCGCGGAGGTCGGTCCGCTGGCCGTGACCCTCCTCGTCGTCGGCATCGGCGCGAGCCTCGGTGGCCCCACGGGCTACGCCATCAACCCGGCGCGCGACCTGGGCCCGCGCATCGCCCACGCCCTGCTGCCCATCCGCGGCAAGGGCTCGTCCGACTGGGCGTACTCGTGGGTCCCGATCGTGGGACCGCTGCTCGGCGGTGTGCTCGCCGGGCTCGCCGCCCGCGTGTACATCGGCTGA
- the glpK gene encoding glycerol kinase GlpK: MTDTYVLAIDQGTTSTRAMIFDHGGQVVSVGQKEHEQIFPRAGWVEHDAREIWVNTREVVGMALGRASLTHEDIAAVGVTNQRETAVVWDRETGEPVCNAIVWQDTRTQKICDELAALGGGAERYKDRVGLPLATYFSGPKVRWILDNVEGAREKAEAGRLAFGNTDSWVLWNMTGGVKGGLHVTDPTNASRTMLMNIDSLTWNEEIAGEMGIPLSMLPEIRSSSEVYGAGRRGGLLPGVPIAGILGDQQAATFGQACFEVGQAKNTYGTGNFMLINTGTEPVASENGLLTTVCYKIGDQDTVYALEGSIAVTGSLVQWLRDNLGIISSAPEVERLAASVEDNGGVYFVPAFSGLFAPYWRSDARGAIVGLTRYVTKEHIARAALEATAFQTREVLDAMNADSGVDLTELKVDGGMVANEALMQFQADILGVPVVRPKVAETTALGAAYAAGIAVGYWSGEQDVIDNWAEDKRWEPAMADDERDRRYRLWKKAVTRSFDWVDDDVR, encoded by the coding sequence ATGACCGACACGTACGTGCTGGCGATCGACCAGGGCACCACCTCCACCCGCGCCATGATCTTCGACCACGGGGGGCAGGTCGTGTCCGTGGGGCAGAAGGAGCACGAGCAGATCTTCCCGCGGGCGGGGTGGGTCGAGCACGACGCGAGGGAGATCTGGGTCAACACGCGCGAGGTCGTCGGCATGGCCCTCGGCCGCGCCAGCCTCACGCACGAGGACATCGCCGCAGTCGGCGTCACCAACCAGCGCGAGACCGCCGTCGTGTGGGACCGGGAGACCGGCGAACCGGTGTGCAACGCCATCGTCTGGCAGGACACCCGGACCCAGAAGATCTGCGACGAGCTCGCGGCGCTCGGCGGCGGGGCCGAGCGGTACAAGGACCGCGTCGGCCTGCCGCTCGCCACCTACTTCTCCGGTCCCAAGGTGCGGTGGATCCTCGACAACGTCGAGGGTGCGCGCGAGAAGGCCGAGGCCGGCAGGCTCGCGTTCGGCAACACCGACTCCTGGGTGCTGTGGAACATGACAGGTGGCGTCAAGGGCGGCCTGCACGTCACCGACCCCACCAACGCGTCGCGCACCATGCTCATGAACATCGACTCGCTCACGTGGAACGAGGAGATCGCCGGCGAGATGGGCATCCCGCTGTCGATGCTGCCGGAGATCCGCTCGTCGTCCGAGGTGTACGGCGCGGGCCGCAGGGGCGGCCTGCTCCCCGGCGTGCCGATCGCGGGCATCCTGGGCGACCAGCAGGCCGCGACGTTCGGCCAGGCGTGCTTCGAGGTCGGGCAGGCCAAGAACACGTACGGCACCGGCAACTTCATGCTCATCAACACGGGCACCGAGCCGGTCGCCTCCGAGAACGGGCTGCTGACGACCGTCTGCTACAAGATCGGCGACCAGGACACCGTCTACGCGCTCGAGGGCTCGATCGCCGTCACGGGCTCGCTGGTGCAGTGGCTGCGCGACAACCTGGGGATCATCTCGTCCGCGCCGGAGGTGGAGCGGCTCGCGGCGTCCGTCGAGGACAACGGCGGCGTGTACTTCGTCCCGGCGTTCTCGGGGCTCTTCGCGCCGTACTGGCGGTCCGACGCGCGCGGGGCGATCGTCGGCCTCACGCGGTACGTCACCAAGGAGCACATCGCCCGTGCGGCACTGGAGGCCACCGCCTTCCAGACGCGCGAGGTCCTCGACGCCATGAACGCCGACTCGGGGGTCGACCTCACCGAGCTCAAGGTCGACGGCGGCATGGTCGCCAACGAGGCGCTCATGCAGTTCCAGGCCGACATCCTCGGCGTCCCGGTCGTGCGGCCCAAGGTCGCCGAGACCACCGCGCTGGGAGCCGCCTACGCCGCCGGGATCGCCGTCGGGTACTGGTCGGGCGAGCAGGACGTCATCGACAACTGGGCGGAGGACAAGCGCTGGGAGCCCGCGATGGCGGACGACGAGCGCGACCGGCGGTACCGGCTGTGGAAGAAGGCCGTCACGAGGTCCTTCGACTGGGTGGACGACGACGTGCGCTGA
- a CDS encoding phage holin family protein yields the protein MTGPGDPTVAAGMPGTVPPPGAVPPPSGVPLGAAGADTDERPSLGDLISNVTQDLSQLVRQEVELAKAELSQTAKRAGKGSGLLAGAGVAGHFVLLFLSCALWWGLPMGRAWAAVVVAVIWAIIAAVMAQRGRGELKRVKGMPRTAETVKKIPNALKGDEEANHE from the coding sequence GTGACGGGCCCGGGCGACCCGACGGTCGCGGCCGGCATGCCCGGGACGGTGCCGCCCCCGGGCGCCGTGCCGCCGCCCTCGGGCGTCCCGCTCGGCGCCGCGGGGGCCGATACCGACGAGCGCCCGTCGCTCGGTGACCTCATCAGCAACGTCACGCAGGACCTGTCGCAGCTCGTCCGGCAGGAGGTGGAGCTCGCGAAGGCCGAGCTCTCGCAGACGGCCAAGCGTGCCGGCAAGGGCAGCGGCCTGCTGGCGGGGGCCGGCGTCGCCGGGCACTTCGTCCTGCTGTTCCTGTCCTGCGCGCTGTGGTGGGGGCTGCCGATGGGACGTGCCTGGGCGGCCGTCGTCGTGGCCGTCATCTGGGCGATCATCGCCGCCGTCATGGCCCAGCGCGGCCGTGGCGAGCTCAAGCGCGTGAAGGGCATGCCCCGCACCGCGGAGACCGTGAAGAAGATCCCGAATGCCCTCAAGGGCGACGAGGAGGCGAACCATGAGTGA
- a CDS encoding ANTAR domain-containing protein produces MNPLPPRAPVDGTPPGAPQVVGALRHAIEGVLRRPVDVLAVAQVGGRPPQAVATRGAVAPEVPWPVGGTCVPQATVVHHDAAGLVVSVAARSAATADWSLVTGDLTATATVLATMVAVHVELGDLRQDVGDLTAAMRTRAVIDQAMGVVMARRRCTPGQALDVLRAWSQDHNEKMSAVAARVVTCVAGPVPPPTPFVPRRQAGGTGTGAPAMG; encoded by the coding sequence ATGAACCCCCTCCCGCCCCGGGCTCCGGTGGACGGGACGCCGCCGGGCGCACCGCAGGTGGTCGGCGCGCTCCGGCACGCGATCGAGGGCGTGCTGCGCCGGCCGGTCGACGTGCTCGCCGTCGCGCAGGTCGGCGGCCGGCCCCCGCAGGCCGTGGCCACCCGCGGCGCCGTCGCGCCCGAGGTGCCGTGGCCCGTCGGTGGGACGTGCGTGCCGCAGGCGACCGTGGTGCACCACGACGCCGCGGGACTGGTGGTGTCCGTGGCGGCCCGGTCCGCTGCTACGGCGGACTGGTCCCTGGTGACGGGCGACCTCACCGCGACGGCGACGGTCCTCGCCACGATGGTCGCGGTCCACGTCGAGCTGGGTGACCTGCGGCAGGACGTCGGTGACCTCACCGCCGCGATGCGCACCCGCGCCGTCATCGACCAGGCGATGGGTGTCGTCATGGCGCGCCGACGCTGCACGCCGGGTCAGGCGCTCGATGTCCTGCGGGCGTGGTCGCAGGACCACAACGAGAAGATGAGCGCCGTCGCCGCCCGTGTCGTGACGTGCGTCGCGGGGCCCGTGCCGCCACCCACACCGTTCGTCCCGCGCCGGCAGGCGGGCGGAACGGGGACCGGTGCGCCCGCCATGGGGTGA